A portion of the Treponema rectale genome contains these proteins:
- a CDS encoding ABC transporter ATP-binding protein, giving the protein MAKVELKGIGKIYDGGVHAVQNANITIEDKDFCVFVGPSGCGKSTTLRMIAGLEEISEGELLIDGELMNDVPPKDRNIAMVFQNYALYPHMTVYDNMAFGLKIRKMDKAEIRRRVDEAATSLGLTQYLDRKPKALSGGQRQRVAVGRAIVRNPKVFLFDEPLSNLDAKLRVTMRGEIAALHQRLQATMIYVTHDQIEAMTMGTKIVVMKDGHVQQIGEPLFLYNHPINKFVAGFIGSPPMNFLTVTIKKKGDAIIADEGTFELVPTAEQQVALKEYVGKDVYFGVRPEDLAYGDAPFAENNMQMKVSNKEPLGAETHLFLATKGQNIIARVQASAKESFKLGETVNFQPAMNRCKFFVKNPEDLDAELNICERIEAPWLVNALTGEVGYKKDEGFIADASANDNM; this is encoded by the coding sequence TTGGCAAAAGTAGAACTCAAGGGTATTGGTAAAATCTATGACGGTGGAGTTCATGCCGTTCAGAATGCCAATATCACTATTGAAGACAAGGACTTCTGTGTATTCGTAGGTCCTTCAGGATGCGGTAAGTCAACAACTCTCCGCATGATTGCCGGTCTGGAAGAAATCTCTGAAGGTGAACTTCTCATCGACGGTGAACTCATGAACGATGTTCCTCCAAAGGACAGAAACATCGCCATGGTATTCCAGAACTACGCTCTTTACCCTCACATGACTGTTTACGACAACATGGCATTCGGTCTTAAAATCCGCAAGATGGACAAGGCAGAAATCCGCCGTCGCGTTGACGAAGCAGCAACTTCACTCGGTCTTACACAGTACCTTGACCGCAAACCGAAGGCACTTTCCGGTGGACAGCGCCAGCGTGTTGCAGTAGGTCGTGCAATCGTTCGTAACCCTAAAGTATTCCTTTTCGACGAGCCTCTTTCTAACCTTGATGCAAAGCTCCGCGTTACAATGCGTGGTGAAATTGCAGCACTTCACCAGAGACTCCAGGCTACAATGATTTACGTAACCCATGACCAGATTGAAGCTATGACTATGGGTACAAAAATCGTTGTTATGAAGGACGGTCACGTTCAGCAGATCGGTGAACCACTGTTCCTTTACAACCATCCTATCAACAAATTCGTTGCAGGATTCATCGGTTCGCCGCCAATGAACTTCCTCACAGTTACAATCAAAAAGAAGGGTGATGCAATCATCGCTGACGAAGGAACATTTGAACTTGTTCCTACAGCAGAACAGCAGGTTGCACTTAAGGAATACGTAGGAAAAGACGTATACTTCGGTGTTCGCCCTGAAGATCTTGCTTACGGAGATGCTCCTTTTGCAGAAAACAACATGCAGATGAAGGTTTCTAACAAGGAACCTCTTGGTGCAGAAACACACCTCTTCCTTGCTACAAAGGGACAGAACATCATCGCACGCGTTCAGGCTTCTGCAAAAGAATCATTCAAGCTGGGTGAAACAGTTAACTTCCAGCCTGCAATGAACAGATGTAAATTCTTTGTCAAGAATCCTGAAGATCTTGATGCAGAACTTAACATCTGTGAAAGAATCGAAGCTCCATGGCTTGTAAATGCACTTACAGGTGAAGTTGGTTACAAGAAGGACGAAGGCTTTATCGCTGACGCTTCTGCAAACGACAACATGTAA
- a CDS encoding EAL domain-containing protein produces MWNYNYVVPDFIVLLVFFFFYLSKKRVPIRVNKSFLNILVLELIVLVADVLASLSIEHGASSSFAVVKILNILFFVFFILRSLCFFMCTCDLMQVRIECIRPLQVISFFVFALSEFFVLLNVFFPTVFELSDSIIYSRASTYNVIYVSCFYFIMVSLVIIFYKSKKVSRVNFYTALVFNLIVFAGYVMRIIFSNFLIMDLFCLVAIIIIYLSYENPDFYLEEKSGTFNTSSLNDLLRELKVTKNSFAVGFAIHNYNELREIYGGSQMDNAISQIGDFLTKKYQNLLTFYVRSGRFIIINVSSSIAADDFCSQVSRRFLDGWSADDDTDVYLEIDFARLSPEVSFSEPEKAVNGLITALSSMDKVSGASVYVTEETIKSIEGKKEVKRAVERAVENDAVELFLQPLVDVNTHKLVGAEALARIRNSKGELIPPAEFIPIAERNGRINILGEQMFEKACRFIRDNDMQAMGLSWINVNLSPIQFFRMDLNERFTSILKKFKIPARMVHLEITEESMIDYALLLKQILAMKKSGFQFVLDDYGSGYSNVTRLKRCPFVNVKLDMELVWDYFREQDKILPTLVQTFKQMNFTVTAEGIENEDMAEAMKKIGCDYLQGFYFAKPLPADEFLIKYSANQGA; encoded by the coding sequence GTGTGGAATTATAATTACGTGGTTCCTGATTTTATTGTACTTCTTGTGTTCTTTTTTTTCTATCTCTCAAAGAAACGTGTCCCGATAAGGGTTAATAAAAGTTTCCTTAATATTCTTGTCCTTGAACTTATTGTACTTGTGGCAGATGTTCTGGCATCTTTAAGTATAGAACACGGAGCTTCTTCTTCTTTTGCAGTTGTAAAAATACTTAATATTTTATTCTTTGTTTTTTTTATTCTCAGAAGCCTGTGCTTTTTTATGTGTACCTGTGACTTAATGCAGGTCCGGATTGAATGTATAAGACCACTCCAGGTGATTTCTTTTTTTGTTTTTGCTTTGTCGGAATTTTTTGTACTGCTGAATGTGTTTTTTCCCACTGTTTTTGAACTTTCAGACAGTATTATATATTCAAGGGCGTCAACTTATAACGTAATTTATGTAAGCTGCTTTTATTTTATAATGGTTTCCCTTGTGATTATCTTTTATAAAAGTAAAAAAGTTTCCAGAGTAAATTTCTATACGGCCCTGGTCTTTAACCTGATAGTTTTTGCAGGTTATGTTATGAGAATAATTTTTTCAAACTTCCTCATAATGGATCTCTTCTGCCTTGTTGCCATAATAATTATTTATCTGTCTTATGAAAATCCGGATTTTTATCTGGAAGAAAAAAGCGGAACCTTTAATACCAGCTCGCTTAACGATCTGTTAAGGGAACTGAAAGTGACGAAGAATTCCTTTGCAGTAGGTTTTGCAATTCATAATTATAATGAACTGCGGGAAATTTACGGTGGTTCTCAGATGGATAATGCAATTTCCCAGATAGGAGATTTTCTTACAAAAAAATATCAGAATCTTCTGACATTTTATGTACGCAGCGGAAGATTCATCATAATAAATGTTTCTTCCAGTATTGCTGCTGATGATTTCTGCAGTCAGGTATCCCGGAGGTTTTTAGACGGGTGGAGTGCAGATGATGATACTGACGTATATCTTGAGATAGATTTTGCGCGCTTAAGCCCCGAGGTTTCTTTTTCTGAACCGGAGAAAGCAGTAAACGGTCTTATTACTGCGTTAAGCAGCATGGATAAGGTAAGCGGTGCTTCTGTTTATGTAACGGAAGAAACAATAAAATCTATTGAAGGAAAAAAAGAAGTAAAGCGTGCCGTAGAAAGGGCAGTGGAAAATGATGCAGTGGAGCTTTTTTTACAGCCGCTGGTGGATGTTAACACCCATAAACTTGTGGGGGCGGAAGCGCTTGCCCGAATAAGAAATTCTAAAGGAGAATTGATTCCTCCGGCAGAGTTTATTCCCATTGCAGAGCGTAATGGCCGGATAAATATTCTCGGTGAACAGATGTTTGAAAAAGCCTGCCGGTTTATCAGGGACAATGATATGCAGGCTATGGGATTATCCTGGATAAACGTTAATCTTTCGCCTATTCAGTTTTTTAGAATGGATTTAAACGAAAGGTTTACTTCAATATTGAAAAAGTTTAAGATTCCTGCAAGAATGGTACATCTTGAAATAACTGAAGAATCGATGATTGATTATGCTCTTCTGCTGAAGCAGATACTGGCTATGAAAAAATCGGGATTTCAGTTTGTCCTGGATGATTATGGTTCCGGTTATTCAAACGTTACGAGACTGAAAAGGTGTCCTTTTGTCAATGTAAAGCTTGATATGGAACTTGTCTGGGATTATTTCAGGGAACAGGATAAAATTCTTCCGACACTGGTGCAGACCTTTAAGCAGATGAATTTTACCGTAACTGCTGAAGGTATTGAAAACGAAGACATGGCGGAGGCTATGAAAAAAATAGGTTGTGACTACCTGCAGGGCTTCTATTTTGCAAAACCTCTTCCTGCTGATGAGTTTTTAATTAAGTATTCAGCAAATCAGGGCGCGTGA
- a CDS encoding aspartate kinase: MIVMKFGGSSVANAERIRHVAGIIQAYKDKLPVVVLSAMGDTTDHLLDAADMAVKGTVDIKKVEELHLATAKELDIEVPAIKELLEELKFLLTGISMLHELTKRTRDYLVSFGERMSVRMMAAYLSKQGTPAQFYDAWDIGMVSDSNYMSAELLDDVWTTIPQHLNGYKNGSDKKIPIVTGFIAKDKNGIITTLGRGGSDLSATMIGAAMQADEIQTWKDVDGILTTDPRVVSEAHPVPEVTYEEAQELAMFGAQVLHPRSMIPCRKTGTPVRVKNSYNIDSPGSIIVEKHSGERPLVTAITSVKNVALIDIQSSRMLGAAGFLAHVFNQFLKWNISVDVIATSEVSISLTVNGKVDLTGLIEDVKNVADITVKTNKAIVTIICDASRSSGILAKAFAALEKEGINVQMISQGASKVNISVIVDTAQVEKTVQVLHKALF, from the coding sequence ATGATAGTAATGAAATTCGGCGGCTCCAGCGTTGCAAATGCTGAACGTATCCGCCACGTAGCAGGAATAATTCAGGCTTATAAGGATAAGCTCCCGGTTGTTGTTTTAAGTGCAATGGGAGATACCACAGATCACCTTCTTGACGCAGCAGACATGGCCGTTAAGGGAACTGTGGATATAAAAAAAGTTGAAGAACTTCATCTGGCAACAGCAAAAGAACTGGACATTGAAGTTCCGGCAATAAAAGAACTTCTTGAAGAACTTAAATTCCTTCTTACAGGAATCAGTATGCTTCATGAACTTACAAAGCGCACGAGAGATTATCTTGTATCTTTCGGAGAAAGAATGTCCGTACGCATGATGGCAGCTTACCTTTCTAAACAGGGAACTCCGGCTCAGTTTTATGACGCATGGGATATCGGAATGGTATCAGACTCAAACTACATGTCGGCAGAACTGCTGGACGATGTATGGACGACAATACCGCAGCATCTTAACGGATACAAAAACGGCAGTGATAAAAAAATTCCTATCGTTACCGGTTTTATTGCAAAAGACAAAAACGGTATCATTACCACATTAGGAAGAGGCGGTTCTGACCTTTCTGCGACAATGATCGGTGCTGCAATGCAGGCTGATGAAATTCAGACATGGAAAGACGTAGACGGAATTCTTACAACAGATCCGCGCGTAGTAAGTGAAGCACACCCTGTTCCGGAAGTTACATATGAAGAGGCTCAGGAACTTGCCATGTTCGGTGCACAGGTTCTTCATCCCCGCTCAATGATTCCATGCCGCAAGACAGGAACCCCTGTAAGAGTAAAGAATTCTTACAACATAGATTCACCTGGTTCAATTATCGTAGAAAAACATTCCGGTGAACGTCCTCTGGTAACGGCAATTACCAGCGTAAAAAATGTTGCCCTCATAGACATTCAGTCTTCCCGTATGCTCGGAGCAGCAGGTTTTCTTGCCCATGTATTCAACCAGTTCCTCAAATGGAATATTTCTGTAGACGTAATTGCAACTTCTGAAGTTTCAATTTCCCTTACTGTAAACGGAAAAGTTGATCTTACAGGCCTTATTGAAGACGTAAAAAATGTTGCAGACATAACCGTAAAGACAAATAAAGCAATCGTTACAATCATCTGTGACGCTTCCCGTTCCAGCGGTATTCTGGCAAAAGCATTTGCAGCCCTTGAAAAGGAAGGAATCAATGTGCAGATGATTTCTCAGGGAGCTTCAAAAGTAAACATCAGCGTTATCGTTGATACAGCCCAGGTAGAAAAAACCGTTCAGGTACTTCATAAAGCTTTATTCTAG
- a CDS encoding RNA polymerase sigma factor encodes MKTLTNSDFAGVYEKYAPMVLRRCRSILKDEEKALDAMQDVFVRLMESRTPIKQLCASLFYVTATRVCLNKIRSDRLRQGFDLDAVAEVMADDFAEKEFQKVEAGVILERIFSGRDVKDSLIASLHFVDGLTLEETAEQVSMSVSGVRKRISELKKFSVKFMNRPEAL; translated from the coding sequence ATGAAAACGTTGACAAACAGTGACTTTGCCGGGGTGTATGAAAAGTATGCTCCGATGGTATTGAGGCGGTGCCGTTCCATCCTAAAGGACGAAGAAAAAGCTCTGGATGCCATGCAGGATGTATTTGTACGCCTGATGGAAAGCCGGACTCCCATAAAGCAGCTTTGTGCAAGTCTGTTTTATGTAACTGCAACAAGGGTTTGCCTTAACAAAATCCGTTCTGACAGATTAAGGCAGGGCTTTGATCTGGATGCGGTTGCGGAAGTTATGGCAGATGATTTTGCTGAAAAAGAATTTCAGAAAGTTGAGGCAGGAGTAATTCTGGAACGGATTTTTTCAGGTCGTGATGTAAAGGATTCGCTTATTGCATCTTTGCATTTTGTTGACGGACTGACCCTGGAAGAAACGGCAGAGCAGGTTTCCATGTCAGTTTCGGGAGTACGGAAAAGGATTTCTGAGCTTAAAAAGTTTTCCGTAAAATTTATGAACAGGCCAGAGGCTTTATAA
- the rocF gene encoding arginase, which yields MNVHIIEMPLDYGGRRHGSDMGPSAIRLAGVRRKIESIGHTVVTDSKSIEVIPQENVDIGSNPKAKYLEPIVKACTELAGVVRNSVEKEEFPLVLGGDHSIVLGTVAGLHSAYREKGKRLGVLYVDAHGDFNTDETSPTGNIHGECMSACAGYGLKDLVNLYEEGRKVDPKNICYVGVRDLDEGEKRLMKEAGVTVFTISDIDRYGFDEVVKKVKLFFKTRCDVVHISFDMDSLDPSIAPGTGVPVPGGMNYREALLLMEEMHSIGLVKSMEIVEVNPILDVRNETAVMAVNIAARLLGEKLF from the coding sequence ATGAACGTTCATATTATTGAGATGCCGCTGGATTATGGCGGACGCAGGCACGGAAGTGATATGGGACCTTCCGCAATTCGATTGGCAGGAGTGCGCCGCAAGATAGAAAGTATCGGCCACACTGTTGTCACTGACTCAAAATCAATTGAGGTCATTCCTCAGGAGAATGTTGATATCGGCTCCAACCCTAAGGCAAAATATCTGGAACCGATAGTTAAGGCATGTACTGAACTTGCCGGTGTTGTAAGGAATTCTGTAGAAAAAGAAGAATTTCCTCTTGTTCTTGGCGGAGACCATTCCATCGTTCTCGGAACTGTGGCGGGACTTCATTCAGCTTACAGGGAGAAGGGGAAGCGTCTGGGGGTACTTTATGTCGATGCCCACGGAGACTTTAACACGGATGAAACCTCTCCTACCGGAAACATTCATGGTGAGTGTATGTCTGCCTGTGCAGGTTACGGGCTTAAGGATCTGGTAAATCTTTATGAAGAGGGCCGGAAAGTAGATCCAAAGAACATCTGCTATGTGGGAGTCAGGGATCTTGATGAAGGTGAGAAACGCCTTATGAAGGAAGCCGGGGTTACTGTTTTTACAATCAGTGACATAGACCGCTACGGATTTGATGAGGTTGTAAAAAAGGTAAAGCTGTTTTTTAAGACCCGCTGTGATGTAGTGCACATCAGCTTTGATATGGATTCACTGGATCCTTCCATCGCTCCTGGTACCGGTGTTCCTGTTCCGGGAGGAATGAATTATCGTGAGGCACTTCTCCTGATGGAAGAAATGCATTCAATCGGTCTTGTAAAATCCATGGAAATTGTAGAAGTTAATCCGATTCTTGATGTACGCAACGAAACTGCCGTTATGGCTGTAAATATTGCAGCCCGTCTTCTTGGAGAGAAACTTTTCTAG
- a CDS encoding CapA family protein yields MNSASSFCFRNIILSSAASLFLLSCASTSGTEEVVFKTSDTLFDGTNNITLTFAGDIMAHKPNWNISNFDEVYEDIKDFLLQSDAAFVNLETPVTDSLPYSSYPAFNVHHQYADAAVKAGFNVFSLCNNHTNDQELEGIKATKKYFDEKRTATAGSSRPVYSSGVKDSPSSPFTFETINIRDWKIVYLAVTELLNKPNYNSYINYIKTDSKSRENFIELVKKIREENPCDLFILSFHTAEEEYVLTTKKSQRSFYKKLLDAGVDIINANHPHVPKEWELYRSKEGASDKIIFYSQGNTISAQRTSPSYDAPDTIRDYTGEGFITQVKFEKLINDGKPIVKVVQVHPVLITTYITNQWHFVIKKLDDSFIEELKKQGKKTWSAYLHKRMLLMEKIKGKLIWE; encoded by the coding sequence ATGAACTCTGCTTCTAGTTTCTGCTTCCGTAATATAATACTGTCATCAGCAGCATCCCTGTTCTTATTGTCCTGCGCCTCTACATCCGGAACGGAAGAAGTTGTTTTTAAAACTTCAGATACATTATTTGACGGTACAAACAACATAACGCTTACATTTGCCGGAGACATAATGGCCCACAAGCCTAACTGGAACATCAGCAATTTTGATGAAGTTTATGAGGACATAAAAGATTTTCTTCTCCAAAGCGATGCAGCCTTCGTAAATCTTGAAACACCGGTTACAGACTCACTGCCCTATTCCAGTTATCCCGCTTTTAACGTTCATCATCAGTATGCCGATGCAGCGGTAAAAGCAGGCTTTAACGTATTTTCTTTATGCAACAACCACACTAATGATCAGGAACTGGAAGGAATTAAAGCAACAAAAAAATACTTTGACGAAAAAAGAACCGCTACAGCCGGAAGTTCCCGTCCGGTATATTCTTCAGGGGTAAAGGACTCTCCTTCTTCTCCGTTTACTTTTGAAACAATAAACATACGGGACTGGAAAATTGTATATCTTGCAGTTACAGAACTTCTTAACAAACCGAATTATAATTCTTACATAAATTACATAAAAACAGATTCAAAAAGCCGTGAAAATTTTATTGAACTTGTAAAGAAAATCCGCGAAGAAAATCCCTGTGATTTATTCATACTAAGTTTTCATACTGCAGAAGAAGAATACGTACTTACAACAAAAAAATCACAAAGAAGTTTTTATAAAAAGCTTCTGGATGCCGGCGTTGACATTATAAATGCTAATCATCCCCATGTTCCAAAGGAATGGGAACTCTACCGTTCAAAAGAAGGAGCATCTGATAAAATAATTTTTTATTCACAGGGCAATACCATCAGTGCGCAGAGAACTTCTCCAAGCTATGATGCTCCGGACACTATAAGGGACTACACCGGAGAAGGTTTTATAACTCAGGTAAAATTTGAAAAACTTATTAATGACGGAAAACCAATAGTAAAAGTTGTACAGGTTCATCCTGTACTTATCACAACATACATTACAAACCAGTGGCATTTTGTAATAAAAAAACTTGATGATTCTTTTATTGAAGAATTAAAAAAGCAGGGAAAGAAAACCTGGTCAGCCTACCTGCACAAACGAATGCTGCTGATGGAAAAAATAAAAGGAAAATTA
- a CDS encoding ribonuclease catalytic domain-containing protein, with amino-acid sequence MIKSNSVVVYKNAPAIVTGDAVNGKFPVKFLSVPATQTKKAVWGEQNVRPKDVLVLHEGPASSLEKVLDFAEKNSPSEEQIYNLNSDNRLTLLIKECWELLSSDDSTKNESHSFEDLTSLFYGELKADESWGLYLALKNTVYFMQNLKDQMDGKITFTPRSSEEIDSLVKKADEKGHEAEIRAEFITRLKKHELLPEDSKFMGDVEALALGKTDKSRTMHDAHMKETPEKAHKLLLDTGLWKITRNPHPLRWGLSMHSASECLSAPPEEERVKVEGISYAIDDEWSSDPDDAVAFDGTYLWVHIADPASSILPESTIDRSARSRGSTLYIPEGAARMLAEGSLADYALGLNEISRALSFRIKLSENGDVEECTVMKTIVDVKRLTYKQADEQKDSAELKPLFEIARKNAERRAKAGAVQINMPEVHLSVDPETKTVSIRAVNHFESGEMIREMMLLAGEGAAKFAFKNNIPFPYVSQDAPDIPSEIPEGLAGQYRLRRCMKRRSVGVTPAMHCGLGLNMYTQVTSPLRRYGDLIAHEQLRAFLDGRPLIDKDTMLMRVSEGDAAMQAAKKAERKSNTHWTLVYLLQNPEWTGEAVCLDKSQKVPLFSIPELGTEAYIMPSKETELNEKIRVKAANINIPELTVDYIPVE; translated from the coding sequence ATGATTAAAAGTAATTCAGTTGTTGTTTATAAAAACGCTCCGGCAATCGTTACAGGAGATGCAGTAAATGGAAAATTCCCCGTAAAATTTCTTTCAGTACCGGCTACGCAGACTAAAAAAGCCGTATGGGGAGAACAGAACGTCCGTCCTAAAGATGTACTTGTTCTTCATGAAGGCCCTGCATCATCCCTTGAAAAGGTTCTGGATTTTGCTGAAAAAAATTCACCTTCCGAAGAACAGATTTATAACCTCAATTCCGATAACCGGCTGACTCTTCTCATAAAAGAATGCTGGGAACTTTTATCTTCAGATGATTCAACAAAAAACGAAAGCCACTCTTTTGAAGACCTTACTTCCCTCTTTTACGGAGAACTGAAGGCAGATGAATCCTGGGGGCTGTACCTTGCCCTTAAAAATACTGTTTATTTCATGCAGAACCTGAAAGACCAGATGGACGGTAAGATAACCTTTACCCCACGCTCCAGTGAAGAAATTGATTCCCTGGTAAAGAAAGCAGACGAAAAAGGCCATGAAGCTGAAATAAGGGCTGAGTTTATTACAAGATTAAAGAAACATGAACTGCTTCCGGAAGATTCTAAATTTATGGGAGACGTGGAAGCTCTTGCACTGGGCAAAACAGATAAATCAAGAACCATGCATGATGCCCACATGAAAGAAACTCCTGAAAAAGCACATAAACTTTTACTTGATACGGGACTCTGGAAAATTACCCGCAATCCTCATCCACTGCGCTGGGGCCTTTCAATGCATTCGGCTTCAGAATGTTTAAGTGCACCTCCGGAAGAAGAAAGGGTTAAAGTTGAAGGCATTTCCTATGCAATAGATGATGAATGGTCTTCAGATCCTGATGATGCAGTAGCCTTTGACGGAACCTACCTCTGGGTACACATTGCAGACCCTGCAAGTTCCATACTTCCTGAAAGTACGATTGACAGAAGTGCCAGATCCCGCGGTTCAACCCTTTACATTCCTGAAGGAGCAGCCCGAATGCTTGCAGAAGGAAGTCTGGCTGACTATGCTCTGGGACTAAATGAAATAAGCAGGGCTCTTTCATTCCGGATAAAGCTGTCTGAAAACGGCGACGTAGAAGAATGTACCGTAATGAAAACCATTGTCGACGTAAAAAGGCTTACTTACAAACAGGCTGATGAACAGAAAGACAGTGCTGAACTGAAACCTCTCTTTGAAATTGCAAGAAAAAATGCAGAAAGAAGAGCTAAAGCAGGTGCTGTTCAGATTAACATGCCGGAAGTTCACCTCAGCGTAGATCCTGAAACAAAAACAGTATCCATCAGAGCTGTAAATCATTTTGAAAGCGGAGAAATGATCAGAGAAATGATGCTTTTAGCCGGAGAAGGTGCTGCAAAATTTGCATTTAAGAATAACATTCCATTCCCCTATGTAAGTCAGGATGCCCCGGACATTCCTTCAGAAATACCGGAAGGACTTGCCGGTCAGTACCGTTTGCGCCGCTGCATGAAGCGAAGAAGCGTCGGCGTTACTCCTGCAATGCACTGTGGTCTGGGGCTTAACATGTACACCCAGGTTACAAGCCCCCTGCGCCGTTACGGAGACCTTATCGCCCATGAACAGCTCAGAGCCTTTCTTGACGGACGACCCCTTATTGATAAAGACACCATGCTCATGCGGGTAAGTGAAGGAGATGCTGCAATGCAGGCTGCAAAAAAAGCCGAACGCAAAAGCAACACCCACTGGACTCTCGTTTACCTGCTCCAGAATCCTGAATGGACAGGAGAAGCTGTCTGTCTGGATAAAAGTCAGAAGGTTCCTCTCTTTTCTATTCCTGAGCTTGGAACGGAAGCCTACATAATGCCGTCAAAAGAAACAGAGCTTAATGAGAAAATCCGCGTAAAGGCTGCAAACATCAATATTCCGGAACTTACTGTTGACTATATTCCTGTTGAATGA
- a CDS encoding YcgN family cysteine cluster protein has protein sequence MTDADFYKNKSLEEMTEEEWEALCDGCGKCCLRKYITGHGKKERLHYTRIACNFLDLNTGKCSRYNSRLELNEECIRLTKENLPEFKWLPSTCAYRLLYEGKPLPPEHPLISKDSCSVRKLQVKNLINEKDTDEAFWEDYEIPEC, from the coding sequence ATGACTGATGCAGATTTTTATAAAAACAAATCTCTTGAAGAAATGACGGAAGAAGAATGGGAAGCTTTATGCGACGGCTGCGGTAAATGCTGCCTCAGAAAATACATCACGGGGCATGGAAAAAAAGAACGGCTGCATTATACCAGGATTGCCTGCAACTTTCTTGACCTTAATACAGGAAAGTGCAGCCGGTACAACAGCCGCCTTGAACTGAATGAAGAATGCATCAGGCTTACAAAAGAAAACCTGCCTGAGTTTAAATGGCTTCCATCTACCTGCGCATACAGATTACTGTATGAAGGAAAACCTCTTCCTCCGGAACATCCGCTTATATCAAAAGACAGCTGCTCCGTCAGAAAACTTCAGGTAAAAAACCTCATCAACGAAAAAGATACAGATGAAGCTTTCTGGGAAGATTACGAAATACCTGAATGCTGA